The genomic region ACCCTGGGCAATGGTGGTCCACAACTCCCGATAAAAGGCCGGAGAGTGGGCGTCGGACTTGATCATACGATGATTGTTACCGATCAACTCGGCGCGGCTGTAACCGCTGATGGCCACAAACTTGTCGTTGGCGTAGATGATCTTCCCTTTGACATCCGTGGCCGAAACAATGGCATGCTCGTCCAAAGCCAACTTTTGAAACTCCAAGGTCCGCAACGCCTCGGCTTCGCTTTGTTCCATGCGGCGCCGGGACAATACCACCAGCGTCCCTCCCCACGCCAAAAAAAGCCCCAGCAGAATCGCGCCATACAAAATGGTGGCAAAGACCGGACGATCGTGCAAAGTCTGGAAGGAAAACGGCGTATGGGGAAAACGAATGACCACGGTCCAGGGGCCGAGTCCGCCGCTGAACACGGATTGGACCGTCTCCGGCACCGCCACCATCCAATCTTCAAACAGGAACTGCCCTTCCAGGGTACGGAAGGAACCGGATCGATTGGTTTGCAAAAATCGCCACAGGACGGGAAAAAGGTCCCCGAACGTGCGAGAGGGCGGCGCGTTTCCCTCCGGGATGCTTGCCGAAAGCGGGTTTAAAAGGAAATTTCCCTCGTGATCGATCACAAACCCATCACCACCAGATCCACGCACCCCCTCCCGAACCCAATCCAGCAGCATCCCCGCCAGATAATCGAGGACCATCACCCCTCTTTTGGTCCCAGAGGCGTCGAACACCGGGGCGGAAAAACGCAAAATCGGTTGAGACGGATGGCCATCCGGAAGGTCGCTCCGGTTCAGCTCCAAACGGGACAGCTGGATGCCTCCCTTGTCCAGGGCCCAGGCATTCCGAAAATAGTCCCGATCCCCCCGGTTCTGGAGTTGCTCCTCCGGCACCACGACCCCATGCCCGCGGTCACCCTGGACCCGCACCCACTCCATGCCCTGCTGGTCAATCAGGCGGATCTGCTCGTAAACCCGGCGTTCCCGCACCAGCGTGGAAAAATGGCGAATCAAACCTTGCCGGGCACCCGGATCGTTGCGGTCAAACAAAGCGTCCAATTCTCCGCTGCCCAGCAGCAGATTCAGGTCCGCCACCACGGTTTGGAAATCATGGGCCACGCCCTTCACGATTCGTTCCAGCAGGATGCGACTGGCGGACTCACGATTCCCGGATCCCATGGAATCATGAAAAGAGGCCACCATCCAGCCCACCAGCAGGATCACAACCTGGATCAGCACCAGATGCTTGAAAAACATCATCCGGTTTCCCGGCAGAAACACATGGCTCAGCGGTTGCAACCGCCGTCCGGATTCGATCCGTTTCCGTCCCAGGTACAACGCCAGCAAAAAAAACAAAATCAACAGAAAATACAACACCGCCAACCCCATCACCATCCCGTCCGGATTCCAGAACAGTTCGGGGGCGTGATGATCCATGCGGCTGGGGAGAAACAGAGTCGCGGACATGGCGATGTAATGCATGCCGGAGAAGGCCAAGGCCATGATCACAGGAGCCAGCAACCGTCCCATGCCCTGATCGGGCTTCAGGCCCAATCTGCCGGAAAAGGAGTGGGCCAGGATGGCCAGTACCGCCAAAACCAACACAAACAGCAAAGAGACCACAAACAGCAGGGGATCATAGGCCATGCGGGCTTCTTGATGCATGGCCATCATCCCGATGAAATGCATCAAGCCGATGCCGACCCCCACGATGACCCCACCGATCCAGAGGCTGCGGCCATGGGCCTGACTGCGGCCCACCAGATGCAGCATCCAGCCCGCCGCGAAAATTGCCGGCACTGCGGCCACGGCGGTCACGCCCAGATCGTAATGGACCTCGATCGGCAGCTTGTAGGCGAGCATGCCGATGAAATGCATCAAAAAGACACCACTCCCCAAAGCCATGGCCCCGAACAGCAACCACAGGTGACGCCGCAGCCCCTGAAGGCCGCGTAAAGGATCGATGGTGGAAAGAGCGGAGAAACAGCCGAGCAACACCGCCAGCAGAGAAATCACGACCAGAACGGGATCGTAAAAGCCGGGATAAGCCTGGGATTGGACAAGACTTGCAGCAATGAAATCCATCATGGGATCCGGACCCTCTCAACTCCCACAGCCATGCGGCGGGGTCTGGATGCCAACACCGTTCACCCCATGGGGGTCAACACCACACATCCCTCCTGGTCGATCTGCCGACAAGAACACACTCCGGAATTCGCGCCCAATCCAGCCGATCCAGCCGCAATGGACAGACGCTCTCCTCGAAGGCCGCCCGCGAGGCGGACAAGGCGGACAAAGCGCTCACAGGACGATTCAGCCCCTTGGGATCCCGGGACACCAGATCCAAACCGCTGGCCTGATGCCGGTCATGCAGGGTCATCCCGGCTGTCCTGTCTGGAGGGCCAACGCCTCTTGCACCACATCCAGGGCCTGACTGCGGCCAAACGGTTTCACCAGCAGACGGGTGGCCCCGAAATCCTGGGCCATGCGCAGATTGAAAGCAGCATCCAGTCCCCGCCCGCCCCCGGACATGGCCACGATGCGGATTCCGGGATTGACCTCTTTCAACTCCATGATCAATTCGACCCCATCTTTTTCCGGCATGAGGATATCGGTCATCACCAGATCCGGATGGTACTGCTTGAAACGCCGCAAACCGGCGCGCCCATCCGGAGACTCCTCCACCTCGTGCCCCTCTTCCACCAGAATCTCGCGCAGCAGGGCGCGAATGGAGGCGTCATCATCAATCACCAGGATGCGTGCCATGGAATCTATTCCTCGTCAGCTTTTCAATCAGGATTGAGTTTGTGAAAGTCGATAGGCCTGTTGCGCGGAGTCGCTCACCTCGCGGATCATGGCCTCTTTCAAAGAGACCAACAACTCCATGGGCAGGGCCAAGTCCTTGGCGATCCCCTTGAGCCGTTCGCCGCCCTGGAAATGGCGTTCGGCCAGAATCACCTTGAGACAGTCGTCCTCGACCACGGACTTGAATCCGGCATCGTCCATTTTGAGCGCCCGGCTCGCCTCGGCCCAGGTGGAACCGGCGGCCAAGGACTCGCGCAACTGGGCGATGGCCTGGGTATGCAGCCGGTCCTGTTCGGCGCTGAACTCCGGGGAGACCACCTGGAACCGGAGATCGTAATCGTCGCTCGATGAAGTGTTGGACATGTTTTAAGTTCCCGCCGCGCCGCTGGGTCAAGA from Magnetococcales bacterium harbors:
- a CDS encoding response regulator gives rise to the protein MARILVIDDDASIRALLREILVEEGHEVEESPDGRAGLRRFKQYHPDLVMTDILMPEKDGVELIMELKEVNPGIRIVAMSGGGRGLDAAFNLRMAQDFGATRLLVKPFGRSQALDVVQEALALQTGQPG